A window of the Methanoregula sp. UBA64 genome harbors these coding sequences:
- a CDS encoding response regulator, which produces MTMFPQALLTPDAFERGRIAGTPDTRIPSERNGAAVIRPPADTDLQKKESPAISLLLVDDEPALLDLAKAFLERTPGITVTTKESAHDALASLDQSAFDAIVSDYQMPKMDGIAFLKTVRTRTHTIPFILFTGKGREDVVIDALNSGADYYVQKGCDTRSQFAELAHKIRRAVEQRRVESALAQKNAVLQAVLAASPYGVAFTCNRTLQWVNASFARMLGYAIQDLTGKKLLDLYENAGICEQMGKRITEDLKTAGISRIITRFRHAGGFFIDAEIHIAPLLVGGRHFGHVILMADISRKVAAAGGMAPPAGLPHLELAPVIEVERTGKIRYYNEAAIDAMARYGTNGSLEEFFPDDLFEILALMDRDTVTSVTREIRIGSTAFRLNITVSAPFGIARISAVRIPGP; this is translated from the coding sequence ATGACCATGTTTCCCCAGGCGCTCCTTACCCCCGATGCTTTCGAGAGAGGAAGAATCGCGGGCACTCCCGATACCCGCATCCCGTCCGAACGCAATGGCGCTGCGGTCATCCGCCCCCCGGCTGATACGGACCTGCAAAAAAAAGAGTCCCCGGCCATCTCGCTGCTTCTCGTGGATGACGAACCGGCACTCCTCGATCTTGCCAAGGCATTCCTGGAACGGACGCCCGGCATAACCGTCACGACAAAAGAGTCCGCACACGATGCGCTCGCGTCCCTCGACCAGAGCGCGTTCGATGCGATTGTATCGGATTACCAGATGCCGAAAATGGACGGGATTGCATTTTTAAAAACGGTCCGGACCCGGACGCATACGATTCCGTTTATCCTCTTTACCGGCAAGGGCCGCGAGGACGTAGTGATCGATGCGCTGAACTCGGGGGCGGACTACTATGTCCAGAAAGGGTGCGATACCCGGTCCCAGTTTGCAGAGCTCGCCCACAAGATCCGGCGCGCCGTGGAACAGCGCCGGGTCGAATCGGCGCTGGCACAGAAAAACGCCGTTCTCCAGGCAGTCCTCGCGGCATCCCCGTACGGCGTTGCCTTCACCTGCAACCGGACGCTCCAGTGGGTAAACGCCTCGTTTGCCCGGATGCTCGGGTACGCGATCCAGGACCTCACCGGGAAAAAACTCCTGGACCTGTACGAGAACGCCGGGATCTGCGAGCAGATGGGAAAGCGCATTACCGAAGACCTGAAAACCGCGGGGATCTCGCGGATCATCACCCGGTTCCGCCATGCCGGGGGATTTTTTATCGATGCCGAGATCCATATTGCCCCGCTTTTAGTTGGCGGCCGGCATTTCGGCCACGTGATCCTGATGGCCGATATCTCAAGAAAAGTTGCCGCAGCGGGCGGGATGGCGCCGCCCGCCGGGCTCCCCCATCTCGAACTGGCACCGGTGATCGAGGTGGAGCGTACCGGGAAGATCCGGTATTACAACGAGGCGGCGATCGATGCCATGGCGCGGTACGGGACGAACGGGTCATTAGAGGAATTTTTCCCGGACGATCTTTTCGAGATCCTCGCCCTGATGGACCGGGACACGGTAACATCGGTGACCCGCGAGATCCGGATCGGCAGCACGGCCTTCCGGCTCAATATCACCGTAAGCGCACCGTTCGGGATTGCCCGCATCTCGGCGGTCAGGATCCCGGGGCCCTGA
- a CDS encoding ABC transporter ATP-binding protein, with translation MADTVLTLDGITKTFVENGASTPALANASLEISAKEIVCIMGPSGCGKSTLLRIVAGLEKADAGTVHGAGGHNGAGPVSMVFQDHALFPWLTVEENIVYGLRLAAQKVPEDEIRQRAGRLLALTRLGAFAQSLPHQLSGGMKQRVSVARALAVKPPVLLMDEPFSALDPFSRRELEDAILDIRRDLETTILVVSHDPEGSVYIADRIAILSERPGTVAEIIPVDLPHPRDPADPAFIRLRELVTRKVLGKTG, from the coding sequence ATGGCTGACACGGTCCTTACCCTTGACGGGATCACGAAAACATTTGTCGAGAACGGGGCGTCCACCCCGGCACTCGCGAACGCTTCCCTTGAAATTTCGGCAAAGGAGATTGTCTGCATCATGGGCCCCTCCGGGTGCGGGAAGTCCACGCTGCTCCGGATTGTTGCCGGCCTGGAAAAGGCCGATGCAGGTACGGTGCACGGAGCGGGCGGCCATAACGGGGCCGGCCCGGTATCGATGGTCTTCCAGGACCATGCCCTCTTTCCCTGGCTCACGGTAGAAGAGAATATTGTGTACGGCCTCCGGCTTGCCGCACAGAAGGTGCCCGAAGACGAGATCCGGCAGCGTGCCGGCCGGCTCCTGGCGCTCACCCGGCTCGGCGCATTTGCGCAGTCGCTCCCCCACCAGCTCTCGGGCGGGATGAAACAGCGGGTCTCGGTGGCCCGGGCGCTCGCGGTAAAACCTCCCGTGCTCCTCATGGACGAGCCGTTCTCCGCGCTCGATCCCTTTTCCCGCCGGGAGCTGGAGGATGCGATCCTCGATATCCGGCGCGATCTCGAAACAACGATCCTGGTTGTCTCGCACGATCCCGAGGGATCGGTATACATTGCCGACCGGATCGCGATCCTCTCGGAACGGCCGGGAACGGTTGCCGAGATAATCCCGGTCGATCTCCCGCACCCGCGGGACCCGGCAGACCCCGCGTTTATCCGGCTCCGCGAGCTGGTGACAAGAAAAGTGCTCGGGAAGACCGGGTAA
- a CDS encoding ABC transporter permease — MVLISRQTLREYGKGLIVIVLLLVLWEVAALAINNNYVLPRLGEIGAVLLAPFTPLLGGESLAADTLTSLKEVLTGFLIAAALAIPLGLLIGWSKEVRTYLNPVIQILRPVPPIAWMPFAIAWFGIGFRSILFIIALGAFFPILINTVDGVEGIRKRWIEVAEVFHATLAEKFRTVVIPGALPTIWTGLRVSFGIAWMCVVAAEMLPGTTAGLGFLIMYAYNLGQLQVIGAGMIIIGIIGLGADALFRAGQARLFFWQGRD; from the coding sequence ATGGTACTGATTTCGCGACAAACGCTTCGTGAGTACGGCAAGGGACTTATCGTCATCGTCCTCCTGCTCGTTCTCTGGGAGGTGGCGGCACTCGCCATCAACAACAACTACGTCCTTCCCCGTCTCGGCGAGATCGGGGCGGTGCTCCTTGCCCCGTTCACTCCGCTCCTCGGCGGGGAGAGCCTTGCGGCAGATACGCTGACCAGTCTCAAAGAAGTCCTGACCGGTTTTCTTATCGCTGCTGCGCTTGCTATCCCGCTTGGCCTTCTGATTGGCTGGTCAAAAGAGGTCAGGACCTACCTCAACCCGGTCATCCAGATCCTCCGGCCGGTACCGCCGATTGCCTGGATGCCGTTTGCGATCGCATGGTTCGGGATCGGTTTCCGGTCCATCCTCTTTATCATTGCCCTGGGCGCGTTCTTCCCGATCCTGATCAATACCGTGGACGGCGTGGAGGGGATCCGGAAACGCTGGATCGAGGTGGCGGAAGTCTTCCACGCAACGCTTGCGGAAAAGTTCCGGACCGTCGTGATACCCGGCGCCCTCCCCACGATCTGGACGGGCCTGCGGGTCTCCTTTGGCATTGCCTGGATGTGCGTGGTCGCGGCCGAGATGCTGCCCGGGACAACGGCCGGCCTCGGGTTTTTGATCATGTACGCGTACAACCTCGGGCAGCTCCAGGTGATCGGAGCGGGCATGATCATCATCGGGATCATCGGGCTTGGGGCCGATGCACTCTTCCGGGCCGGGCAGGCCCGGCTCTTCTTCTGGCAGGGGAGGGACTAA